In Ictalurus punctatus breed USDA103 chromosome 3, Coco_2.0, whole genome shotgun sequence, the following are encoded in one genomic region:
- the ly6pge gene encoding lymphocyte antigen 6 family member pge — MAHYFGETCLSRQAGNLALLSTGEALHCYTCIGSTDEDCNRQGSKSCPIYSDACAIIKGDGSGVLKSCSYKSFCSQANSKGDRVAGVKVHCCYSDDCNVMGHGTRLSRGFSYLLVLLPLFWLLLSS, encoded by the exons ATGGCTCACTATTTCGGTGAGACTTGTCTCAGCAGACAAGCTGGTAATCTGGCTCTGCTCAGTACTG GTGAGGCACTGCACTGTTACACCTGCATTGGGTCAACAGATGAGGACTGCAATCGCCAGGGATCCAAATCGTGTCCAATTTACTCAGACGCATGTGCTATTATTAAAGGAGATGGCA GCGGTGTGCTGAAGTCATGTTCCTACAAATCCTTCTGCAGTCAAGCTAACAGCAAAGGTGACAGAGTTGCAGGGGTGAAGGTTCACTGCTGCTACTCAGATGACTGTAACGTAATGGGACATGGCACCCGACTCAGCAGAGGGTTTAGCTATCTCTTAGTCCTTCTGCCACTGTTTTGGCTTCTATTGTCAAGCTAA